The DNA window TATTCGGGTTTTACAAATTCAATTTTGACTCCAAGCAGCCTGGCTTTGTATTCCAACATAAATTGTAGTTGATAGAACGACCAGCTGTGCAGGGAGTATTTGAACGATTTTTTACATTTCACAGAATCCCTTATACCTTTCAGGTTCTCCATCCTGATACCACAGTTATTGGCAGCAGCGGTTTCCACTATCCTGGAACTGATTTTTTGGTTCAGATCCCTGACAATCCTTGACTCTCTGTCATTGACCTGTTTAACCTTCTTGTATTTTCCTTTGACCTGTAGTTTCCTACGGTCGTTTTTATATTTCAGATGTATATGCTGTGCTTTTTTACCCAGTTTCCATACTTTACCAGTCTTCGGGTTAGACATCACAGCTATATGTCCGGTTGTATTCAAATCGACACCCAGATAATCCTCCGGTTCTATTTGTTCTCTCTCAGGCACGGTCACCGACACATAAACGTATTTCTCACCGATTTCAATCTGGTTGATTTTTTCAAAATTATCAGGAAAATAATACCTCAAATCAAGTTTAAGAGGAGTTATCCTTATTTTTCTCTCATTCCTGTTTAACTTTACACTCTGGTTAGGTATTGTCAGTTTAACACTATTTACCTTTTTAGCGGATTTATCTTTAGCATATTTATTGAGAATCTGGTTTGAAATAGCCGATTTCAATCCGATATGCTTGACATCTTTAGATGAACGGGTACGATATTTGACACCATATTCGGCTACTTGCTTAGCTTTTGCAAGTTCTTCAGAGAAATCCCGATCATGTTTGATTTTATAAGTTAGTATCAAATATCATCGCCTCTGTTAAAAGATACGGGCTGATAGAATAAAATAATTATGGTTAATAAATCAATAACCAACGAGGTTGTTTCATCCAACGGTTAGATACCGTTGGCTTTCACGTACCCCTGTTGCCCCATCTTCGTAAATGTGTTTTTTCAAATATGAATGCTAACTCCTGACCCAATTTCCATAAATGAGTCTGGATACAACTTTGCTATTTTATTTTTATTAGATGTGCAGTGACCTGCAGCAATTAATTTTAAATTTTTGAGTAAATTATATTCCTCGCTTCCGTGAAGCCCACCTATAATTCCTGCTACATCACCATAAACAGATGCTTTTTCCATTATGTTTGTTAATCCGGGATGTGCACAACCTGTTATCACATACACTCCAGCACTTGTTTCCAGTAAAAGAGCTTGTTCCTTGATTTTATTACCGAGTTTTCCGGTCGTATATATAGATGGATGTATCTCGGTGGGCTGTGATATTTCTATTAATTTGGCTCGCGAAGATATTTCGTCTTTAAGATATTTGGAAAATGATTCAGGAACATAGACCTCAAGGTCTGGATTGGCATTAAGGATAGATGTAAGTCCACCCATATGATCCCAGTGGTGGTGAGACAGCACAACTTTTCCAATTTCTAATGGTGAGACATCCAACATCTTTAAATTGTGAATTAGCAAGTAACCATCCCAGCCCGTATCAAATAGAATTTTGGATTGACCTGTATCTATCAGGCAGGAAAAACCCCACCCACTAAGGAATCCATTAATTGCATTATTATCATATACTACTGTTAATTTCATTTTTATTGCCTCATTTATAAATTAAATCGGTTTTTAAGATAATAGCCAGAATAAATTGCACCCAGAGGATTGTGTGCAAGCATTCTATCCTTTACCACCAAGACAGTTACAGGTGCGTTTGAATTGTTGTTGAAAAGTATATCATGCCCAATACAAAGTCCAAGCTGGATATTTAAATCGGTTTTATTATTGTTCAGTACCATGGCTTGTGCTTTAGGATTACATGTAACTTCGAAACCTTTGTCATGAAATTTGTCCAAGTCATATTCATCTTTACTAGTACCACATACCTTACAGCAGACAGAATACACATCAAACTCTTTAGATAAAATATTATGAACAATATTTGCTTCGTTTTCCAAACCTATACAGAAAGCAATTCCCAGTTTTTTGTAGTTCATTTTTTTGGCGTATAGAACAACTTCTTCAATTCTAGTTTTTTCCATATAATATCTAGATTCTATCTGAGAAGATATTTTCATCGACTTGTAATCTTTTCCTTTATATGTAATGTTGTCAGCAATGTTTGTGCAATCTCTACCCTGAGTGCATTGCTTATCTATACATAAAGCACACCGCATATTAACTGTTCCTTTATTTTAAATAGTTTTTAAAGCCTTTGTGTTACACGTTCCCAGATATCCCTGATTGTCCTTGATAAATCACTATCAGAATACTCAATAATTGTTTTTTCCTGTATCATGGCTTCAACTGGTATAGTGTCGTAAGGTATCTTACCCACAACTTCAACCCCTTTTTCCCTGCAGTAATCTTCTATAACTCGAGTATTTTCCACATTTATATCATATTTATTTATGCAGACAAGAGTTGGTATATCAAAATAATTTGTCACTTCCAATATTCTTTTAAAATCATGAATTCCTGATATACTAGGTTCTGTAACGACAAGAGTCATATTAACTCCTGTAATAGAAGAAATAACAGAACAACCTGTTCCTGGTGGCCCATCTATAAGGATTAAATCACTGTTATATTTTTCAGCGAGTTCACTGGATGTGTTCCTAACAGCAGTGATAAGTTTTCCACTTGCTTCTTCACCTGCTTTCAGGTTTGCATGACTCATTGGTCCATATCTTGTACTGGATTTATAATATTTGCCTGATATCCTGTCATTAAGAGATATCGCATCTTCTGGACATATATATTCACATACACCGCAACCTTCACAAATAAAAGTATTTACATTAAAATCCTCCGTGATAGCATCAAACCTACAATAAGATTTACACAATCCACATTCTGTACAAAGATTATTGTTAACATAAGCCACCTTTGAACCTATGAATTCGAAAGTCTCCATTATTTCAGGGTTCAATATCAGGTAAATATCTGCGGCATCCACATCACAATCAGATATAACTGCATTCTCTGCAAGTGAAGCAAAAGCTGACGTGAGAGTAGTCTTCCCGGTTCCTCCTTTTCCGCTTATCACCGTAAGTTGTTTCATACTATTACCTTGACCTTAGTATTTATCAATTGATTGTATACTCTCAAACATCTGTGCAAATTGTTTTTTCCATTCAGGCATTTTTTGTACAAATGGAATTCCATTTGAATACAACTGTGCTATGTTCTTATCATAGGGTATTTTCATCAAAACCGGAATATTTTCAGAATAGCAAAATTCCTCTACTTTACTGTCACCAACATCACAACGATTGATAATTATACCAAAAGGAATGCCTAACTCTCGTACAACATCAAGAGTGAGTAAGAGATCATGGTACCCAAAAGGTGTAGGCTCTGTAACAAGGATACAGTAGTCAGTATCTTCAAGGGTAGCTATTGCAGGACAAGCTGTTCCAGGAGGAGCATCAATTATTGTATTTTTATTTTTATTAATGTTTTTTTTAAGGTCTTTTATCACAGGTGATGCCATTGCCTCCCCTATATTTAGCAGACCCTGGAAAAACTCTAAATTCCCATATTCAGTTTCTGATTTTTCAATTGTACCAATACTTCGTTTTTCTTCGTCAATTGCGTCCATTGGACAGACTATTCCACATCCACCACATCCATGGCAAAGAGTGTTGAAAAGCATTATATCTCCGGGCAATACTGCAATAGCATTAAACTGACAAAAATCCGCACATTTTCCACAAAAATTACAGTTATTTTTGTCAATTACAGGTGTTAAAATATTAACATCATCTTTTTTTACAAGATTGTATCCAAGAAAAATATTACAGTTGGGTTCTTCTACATCACAGTCAAGCAATTGGGCATCATCCAAAGAAAGTGCCAAATTAACTGAAATCGTTGTTTTACCAGTACCCCCTTTCCCACTTGCTATTGCAATGTTCATGTTATCTCCTTTTTAAAATTTGAAATATCTGGTTATTAATGCTGATGCGATTTACATGCATTTTCTTTTGTTGCCTCTTCCAGATTTCCAGTATTCCATAATTTAAGGGCGTCTTTTACTGTTCCTTTTGCCCCCACATATACATCTATACAATAATTTTCAAACATGTTTATAGCTCCTGGACCAATTCCTGAGCATAACATTACTTCTACCCCTGATTCGGATAAAATTTCAGGAGGTTTCCTTGTACCACCCATATGTTCCCCTATGTTTGGAAGTACTTCTACCGTGTTGGTATCAGTATCTACAAGAGTATAATATGAGGCCCGTCCAAAATGTTCACATATTGAAGCCTCAAAACATCCATTATCATTGGAAGGTATACATACTTTCATGAAATCACCTATAGTTATCTATTCATTCCATTATGAGCTTTTACTGTTGGAGCATCTGGCTCGTCAAGCAATCCTGCTTTAAAATCATCGATTGCCTTTCTGATTGTACCTGAAGCTCCAGTATATACATTAATATTGGCTTTAGAAAGTACTGAAAATGCATTAGGTCCCACATTACCAGTTATTAAAGCATCTATGTCCTTATCTACAATAGCCTGTGCAGCTTTTATACCCGCTCCTCCAGGTGCTGATTCACCAGGATTTTCGAATACTTCAAATTCCATTGATTCAGAATCTGCAAGAACAATATACTGAGACCTCCCAAATCTTGGATCCAGTGGTTCATCCAGATTTTTACCTTTAGCTGTAATACCTATTATCATTTTTATACCTCAATTCCTATATAGATTATTTTCGTATTTTACACATAAGTGATTAATTATATAAATTTAATTGATAACCTTTATATAATTTCTCACATGAGAGATATTAGGTGATAATATACCAGGCAGACCCAGGTATCCCAGACGTGTTGAATATAAACCAAAGATTGACTATTTTAAACCCAGAGGAGTGCCCCTTTCAGAACTTGAGGTTGTATCTTTAACAGTTGAAGAGGTTGAAGCTTTACGTCTGGTTGATTTAGAAGAAATGCAACAGGAAGAAGCAGCCCAAAAAATGGGCATATCAAGACGTGCTTTCTGGGAAGACATCCAGAATGTAAGGAAAAAAATAGCGTTTGCACTGACCAATGGTAAAGCAATAGAAATTAAAGGTGGGACTCACACCCACCTCAACGATGAAAACTAATAATTTTGATTTTATACAATTAAAGGTGAAATCATATGTCTAAAGAATTCATTTCAACTGAAGATGTAGCAAAAACTAATCCAAATGAAGCAAAAGGTAAAGAAGAAAAGACAAAATCAAAATCACCAATAGGGACTGTGAATTTGGATGGTGTGAAGAATAAAATAATGATAATGAGCGGGAAAGGTGGTGTCGGGAAAAGTACAATCGCCGCATATCTTGCATCAAGTCTGGCAAAACGTGGATACAGGGTTGGTTTACTGGACTCAGATATTCATGGACCCAGTATTCCAAAGATGTTTGGTCTGGAAAACAAGAAACCAGAAGTTGATGAAAAGGGAATAGTTCCTGTACCAGTCTCTGAAAACTTAAAAGTAATGTCTATAGCATTTTTGTTGGAAGGAGAAGACTTCCCTGTTATCTGGCGTGGACCTGCCAAAATGGGTGCTATAAAACAATTTTTACAGGAAGTTTCATGGGGTGTACTTGATTTTCTCATAATTGACCTCCCTCCTGGTACTGGTGATGAACCACTAAGTATTGCACAATTGATTTCGGATTTTGACGGTGCCATAGTGGTCACAACACCACAGGATGTAGCCCTTACAAGTGTAAGGAAATCAATAAATTTCCTGGACCTTGTTGATGTCCCTGTGATTGGATTGGTTGAAAATATGAGTGGAGTTATTTGTCCCAGCTGTGGTGATGAGATAGAAGTATTTGGTGGAGGTGGTGTTGAAAAAGCTGCATCAGATTTTGGAATATCGGTACTTGCAGAATTACCCATTGAACCCCAAGTATCCCAAAAAGCCGACACAGGTGCTACCTATTCCTATGAAGGAAACGAATCAGAGTGGGACAGGAGGTTCAGCAATGTTGTAGATTCTATTGAAAAACTGGAAAATAATACTAAAAACGATGGAAACTAAATATTAAAAGGGAGTTATGATTATGAATTATGCCAAAGCAAGTCAAAAACTTGTGGACTTACTTAATCTAACAGGTAAGCCCGTTGCAGTCTCATTGTTAAAACAAGAAGAAGATATTCCACACGGTTTGGAGGAAGTTTCAAACCCTGAAAGATACTGTCAGATGTTACAGAAAGCCCGGCTAAATGAAATCACAAGTTTTGCAACTATAGATAAACATGCATGCAAAGGTGGTGCTGCAGCAGTAGGTTTGCAGGATTATCCTGACAAACTCAAAAGCGGGAAATTGTATGTAGACAAACTTGGAAAAGAGGTTTCATACAGCGTTGCCAAGCGTGTGGTTGCAAATATGCCAAGACCGGAGCCTGGATCCACAATTGCCACAGTTATTTCTCCATTGGATAATACAGCCACAAGACCAGATGTTATAATTGTTATAGGCAACACTCTGGTAGCCAGAAGGATTGCTCAAGCTATTATATATAAACATGGTGGGAGAATGACTGCAAATTTTGCAGGTATTCAGTCAACTTGCGCAGATGCTACCGGGTCACCGTACATAACCGGTGAAGTAAATATATCTATCGGTTGTGATGGAGCAGCCAAAAACGCAGGTCTCAAAGATGATGAAATGGTTGTAGGGATTCCAGAAGAAATTTTGGAGGATGTTGTTAACGTACTGGACATGAAAGCAAATGAATGGGATAAATGGATGAAATCCTGATTTTTGTATTCAGGACATCTCCCTAAAATTATTTGGTTGTTATTTCACAACCGTTTTCGGTTACTATAACTGTATGTTCAGCCTGGGACACCAAACCCCCCTCGATTTCTTTAAGTACAGGATAAGACCTTATTGCTCCTGCCTTTTCAAGCTGTAAAAGTGCAAAATCAAGGCTTTTGGTACTGGATTGAAGCCACCGCTTTGCAAACGGTAATGTCCTGTATTTTTCAACTTCCTTCATAAGCTTCCTTGCTGCCGGCAAGCGTACTGATTTTTTGTCTATAAGACTGTATATTTCAGCCCACGGACCATTACCTATTTTACCTGCACCATCAGTTGCAAAAGGTTCTATTGCAATTATATCCCCTTCATTGAGTACAATGCCCTGATCAACATGTCTGTTTGGTATAGAAGGAGATGCATGAGCAATATACCGCTCAAGACCATGCCCTGTCAGGTTAACAACCGGTTTGAAGCCGTAACCTGTTATTGCATCTTCTATAACTCTTCCAATTTCTGCAGTGTTAACTCCGCTTTTAATAACATCTATTGCTGAATTAAGGGCATCCTCTGAAGCTTTTACAAGGTCGTTATTACCCGAAAGATCAACTGTTACCGCTGAATCCGCAATATATCCATCCAGATGAACTCCCATATCAAGTTTCACCATATCGTCACCAAACACCGAATCATCGTCTATTGATGGTGTAGCATGAGCAGCTTCATCATTCCTTGATATATTACATGGAAATGCAGGCTGACCACCTAAATCAACGATTGTTTGTTCTACTGAATCGGCAACTTCCAGAAGTTTCTCACCTTTTTTAACCCGTTTTTTACCTTCTTCTCTTGCTTTTGACAGTATATCTCCGGCATCCATATATTTCTGGATTATTTCTTCTTCAGAGTACTGTTTTAAGTTATTATCATCCGATTTCATATTAGATCATCCTTATACAACAAACTTCTTTTCAAATTCAGTCAGATTCCTGCACCCTTTTTCAGTAACAACCACTATATCTTCAATACGCACTCCTCCAATATCAGGATAATATAAACCCGGTTCTACCGTTATCACATTACCGGATTCAAGTTGGTTTTCATTATCTCCCAGGCTTGGAAGTTCATGCACTTCCAGACCTACACCATGACCCGTTGAATGAAGGAAACCGGATTTTAATTTTGGATTATTACGGACAGTATCATATCCTTTTTCTTCAAAAACATCACATACTGCATTATGGATTTCATTGCATAAAACCCCTGGTTTTACAAGTTCAAGTGCCTTGTTCTGGGCTTCAATTACTGCATCATACATATCTTTTAGCTGTCTGGAAGGAGTACCTTTAACCACTGTACGACTCATATCTGAAAAATATCGGTTGGTTTTACTCCGAGGGAATATATCAATAATAATCGGTTCGTTTACTTTTAAAGTGCCTTCACCCATCCAATGAGGGGTAGACGACTGTTTTCCACATGCTACAATTGTAGTTTCAGCTTCACAACCAAAATCAAGAAGCCTATGTTCGATGGCATTGCGTACGTATTCAGATGTAAGTTCAACACCTTCATTATAGAGTACACCATCAGATTCTGATGAATTTGAAATCAGATTTACTGCTGTATCCATTGCTTCTTCACAGGCATTCTGGACTGTTTCAATATTTGTTATTTCTGATTCACTTTTTTTTGTCCTCATATCTTTGAAAGGGCTTTTTATGGGCATGAACCAGAACCCCTGCTCTTTAAGGGTTTGTGCAATGAAAAATGGAAAGTTGTGCGGCACACCAATTTTTCTGATTCCTTCTTTACCAAGAAGCTCACCGAGTGTGTCACTGAAAGCAATAGATGGGTCAGATCTGGATTTTATTTTGGACCGATAATCATAATCCTGTGTTGTTCTTATATTTGTTATCCGTGATTCGTTCTCAGCTCGTTCACGCTCCATTTCTGATACCAGTAATATTTCATCCCCACTGTTTTTCTGCAAATATGTGAACTTATCAGATGCAAAAAAACCGGTTGTATAATACATATCAGCATTATGAGGTTCGCCGATCATCATATAGGCATCGAGTCCTTTTTTTGAAAGTGTGTTCGAGATATCCATATTATTTTGTTCCTGTATTTGCTTCATGTAATCTGATTTATTGATACTAATACAAATTTGTTGTTAAAATTAGACCTTACAATATAAATTG is part of the Methanohalobium evestigatum Z-7303 genome and encodes:
- a CDS encoding RNA-guided endonuclease InsQ/TnpB family protein; its protein translation is MILTYKIKHDRDFSEELAKAKQVAEYGVKYRTRSSKDVKHIGLKSAISNQILNKYAKDKSAKKVNSVKLTIPNQSVKLNRNERKIRITPLKLDLRYYFPDNFEKINQIEIGEKYVYVSVTVPEREQIEPEDYLGVDLNTTGHIAVMSNPKTGKVWKLGKKAQHIHLKYKNDRRKLQVKGKYKKVKQVNDRESRIVRDLNQKISSRIVETAAANNCGIRMENLKGIRDSVKCKKSFKYSLHSWSFYQLQFMLEYKARLLGVKIEFVKPEYTSQNCSRCGYLGIRNGDSFKCLHCGHVDHADANAAFNIAMRTGDQCGADRDASYGSTGAPQVATV
- a CDS encoding MBL fold metallo-hydrolase, giving the protein MKLTVVYDNNAINGFLSGWGFSCLIDTGQSKILFDTGWDGYLLIHNLKMLDVSPLEIGKVVLSHHHWDHMGGLTSILNANPDLEVYVPESFSKYLKDEISSRAKLIEISQPTEIHPSIYTTGKLGNKIKEQALLLETSAGVYVITGCAHPGLTNIMEKASVYGDVAGIIGGLHGSEEYNLLKNLKLIAAGHCTSNKNKIAKLYPDSFMEIGSGVSIHI
- a CDS encoding DUF1847 domain-containing protein: MRCALCIDKQCTQGRDCTNIADNITYKGKDYKSMKISSQIESRYYMEKTRIEEVVLYAKKMNYKKLGIAFCIGLENEANIVHNILSKEFDVYSVCCKVCGTSKDEYDLDKFHDKGFEVTCNPKAQAMVLNNNKTDLNIQLGLCIGHDILFNNNSNAPVTVLVVKDRMLAHNPLGAIYSGYYLKNRFNL
- a CDS encoding ATP-binding protein, whose product is MKQLTVISGKGGTGKTTLTSAFASLAENAVISDCDVDAADIYLILNPEIMETFEFIGSKVAYVNNNLCTECGLCKSYCRFDAITEDFNVNTFICEGCGVCEYICPEDAISLNDRISGKYYKSSTRYGPMSHANLKAGEEASGKLITAVRNTSSELAEKYNSDLILIDGPPGTGCSVISSITGVNMTLVVTEPSISGIHDFKRILEVTNYFDIPTLVCINKYDINVENTRVIEDYCREKGVEVVGKIPYDTIPVEAMIQEKTIIEYSDSDLSRTIRDIWERVTQRL
- a CDS encoding ATP-binding protein; amino-acid sequence: MNIAIASGKGGTGKTTISVNLALSLDDAQLLDCDVEEPNCNIFLGYNLVKKDDVNILTPVIDKNNCNFCGKCADFCQFNAIAVLPGDIMLFNTLCHGCGGCGIVCPMDAIDEEKRSIGTIEKSETEYGNLEFFQGLLNIGEAMASPVIKDLKKNINKNKNTIIDAPPGTACPAIATLEDTDYCILVTEPTPFGYHDLLLTLDVVRELGIPFGIIINRCDVGDSKVEEFCYSENIPVLMKIPYDKNIAQLYSNGIPFVQKMPEWKKQFAQMFESIQSIDKY
- a CDS encoding NifB/NifX family molybdenum-iron cluster-binding protein; this encodes MKVCIPSNDNGCFEASICEHFGRASYYTLVDTDTNTVEVLPNIGEHMGGTRKPPEILSESGVEVMLCSGIGPGAINMFENYCIDVYVGAKGTVKDALKLWNTGNLEEATKENACKSHQH
- a CDS encoding NifB/NifX family molybdenum-iron cluster-binding protein — encoded protein: MIIGITAKGKNLDEPLDPRFGRSQYIVLADSESMEFEVFENPGESAPGGAGIKAAQAIVDKDIDALITGNVGPNAFSVLSKANINVYTGASGTIRKAIDDFKAGLLDEPDAPTVKAHNGMNR
- a CDS encoding DUF134 domain-containing protein, coding for MPGRPRYPRRVEYKPKIDYFKPRGVPLSELEVVSLTVEEVEALRLVDLEEMQQEEAAQKMGISRRAFWEDIQNVRKKIAFALTNGKAIEIKGGTHTHLNDEN
- a CDS encoding Mrp/NBP35 family ATP-binding protein, which translates into the protein MSKEFISTEDVAKTNPNEAKGKEEKTKSKSPIGTVNLDGVKNKIMIMSGKGGVGKSTIAAYLASSLAKRGYRVGLLDSDIHGPSIPKMFGLENKKPEVDEKGIVPVPVSENLKVMSIAFLLEGEDFPVIWRGPAKMGAIKQFLQEVSWGVLDFLIIDLPPGTGDEPLSIAQLISDFDGAIVVTTPQDVALTSVRKSINFLDLVDVPVIGLVENMSGVICPSCGDEIEVFGGGGVEKAASDFGISVLAELPIEPQVSQKADTGATYSYEGNESEWDRRFSNVVDSIEKLENNTKNDGN
- a CDS encoding DUF169 domain-containing protein, whose translation is MNYAKASQKLVDLLNLTGKPVAVSLLKQEEDIPHGLEEVSNPERYCQMLQKARLNEITSFATIDKHACKGGAAAVGLQDYPDKLKSGKLYVDKLGKEVSYSVAKRVVANMPRPEPGSTIATVISPLDNTATRPDVIIVIGNTLVARRIAQAIIYKHGGRMTANFAGIQSTCADATGSPYITGEVNISIGCDGAAKNAGLKDDEMVVGIPEEILEDVVNVLDMKANEWDKWMKS
- the map gene encoding type II methionyl aminopeptidase codes for the protein MKSDDNNLKQYSEEEIIQKYMDAGDILSKAREEGKKRVKKGEKLLEVADSVEQTIVDLGGQPAFPCNISRNDEAAHATPSIDDDSVFGDDMVKLDMGVHLDGYIADSAVTVDLSGNNDLVKASEDALNSAIDVIKSGVNTAEIGRVIEDAITGYGFKPVVNLTGHGLERYIAHASPSIPNRHVDQGIVLNEGDIIAIEPFATDGAGKIGNGPWAEIYSLIDKKSVRLPAARKLMKEVEKYRTLPFAKRWLQSSTKSLDFALLQLEKAGAIRSYPVLKEIEGGLVSQAEHTVIVTENGCEITTK
- a CDS encoding M24 family metallopeptidase — its product is MKQIQEQNNMDISNTLSKKGLDAYMMIGEPHNADMYYTTGFFASDKFTYLQKNSGDEILLVSEMERERAENESRITNIRTTQDYDYRSKIKSRSDPSIAFSDTLGELLGKEGIRKIGVPHNFPFFIAQTLKEQGFWFMPIKSPFKDMRTKKSESEITNIETVQNACEEAMDTAVNLISNSSESDGVLYNEGVELTSEYVRNAIEHRLLDFGCEAETTIVACGKQSSTPHWMGEGTLKVNEPIIIDIFPRSKTNRYFSDMSRTVVKGTPSRQLKDMYDAVIEAQNKALELVKPGVLCNEIHNAVCDVFEEKGYDTVRNNPKLKSGFLHSTGHGVGLEVHELPSLGDNENQLESGNVITVEPGLYYPDIGGVRIEDIVVVTEKGCRNLTEFEKKFVV